Proteins co-encoded in one bacterium BMS3Abin02 genomic window:
- a CDS encoding helix-turn-helix domain protein, with protein sequence MDRIEISGEKEWFSVADICAHMEVTPYVVTSLLRAGEIPAVKFGREWRVARRDLEDWINAQRSRNA encoded by the coding sequence ATGGATCGTATCGAGATCAGTGGTGAGAAGGAATGGTTCTCTGTTGCCGATATCTGCGCGCACATGGAGGTGACCCCCTACGTGGTCACCTCCCTGTTGCGAGCGGGTGAGATTCCGGCTGTGAAGTTCGGCAGAGAATGGCGGGTAGCCAGGCGAGACCTGGAGGATTGGATCAACGCGCAGCGCAGCCGCAATGCCTGA